The following coding sequences lie in one Populus trichocarpa isolate Nisqually-1 chromosome 14, P.trichocarpa_v4.1, whole genome shotgun sequence genomic window:
- the LOC7455421 gene encoding putative pectinesterase/pectinesterase inhibitor 26, which yields MELNKFILLLLFSSPLLSFVAEAICVPRNVSNPEATGPAFVLGPALSFPSSPPVQAPLPPTDPSPSPQASSPSPPVSPTKSISILPSPASNYALTKICGLTDYPAECIATIAPYLTGRTDPISVLKMGMQALHKSFEEATAVATKLNKDPSSSAVVKDSLDTCLESFDSGMSDLNDALIAISSHDIGKLSTMLSATITYPDTCEEAFAERPGLDSPMKAMDRKLTTLASINLAISASLHWS from the coding sequence ATGGAGCTTAACAAGTTCATCCTTCTCCTCCTGTTTTCCTCTCCTCTTCTCTCATTCGTTGCCGAGGCCATTTGTGTCCCTCGTAACGTCAGCAATCCTGAGGCTACAGGGCCTGCCTTCGTCCTAGGACCGGCCTTGTCTTTCCCATCTTCACCGCCCGTTCAGGCCCCATTACCCCCGACAGATCCCTCCCCCTCCCCACAAGCTTCCTCCCCATCACCACCTGTTTCTCCAACAAAATCAATATCGATATTGCCATCACCAGCCAGCAATTATGCACTGACGAAAATATGTGGCTTGACCGATTACCCAGCAGAATGTATTGCCACCATTGCTCCTTACCTAACAGGAAGAACCGATCCCATTTCAGTCCTTAAAATGGGAATGCAAGCTCTCCACAAAAGTTTTGAGGAAGCCACTGCCGTTGCCACAAAACTAAACAAGGATCCCTCTTCATCAGCCGTGGTTAAGGACTCCCTGGACACATGCCTAGAGTCTTTTGATAGCGGAATGTCTGACCTCAATGATGCTTTGATTGCAATTTCCTCCCACGACATTGGCAAACTGAGTACAATGCTTAGTGCCACCATAACATACCCTGACACATGTGAGGAAGCGTTTGCTGAGCGACCAGGACTCGATTCGCCAATGAAGGCGATGGATCGGAAGTTGACTACGTTGGCTAGCATCAACCTGGCAATTTCAGCATCTCTCCACTGGAGTTAA
- the LOC112324093 gene encoding flocculation protein FLO11, translating into MELNKSILLLLVPSLLSFFSEVICDPCNAGNSASPDCLGPALSFASSEPIESPLQSPVSSTETESSPLPSPVSSPLPSPVSSTETESSPLPSPVSSPLPSPASSTETESSPLPSPVSSPLPSPVSSTETESSPLPSPVSSPLPSPASSTETESSPLPSPVSSPLPLSSSSPSPASSTETESSPSPPDSPTNAQPLLPYSPSVHNAVLKKICGATRFQAECLATIAPYQTGAADPISVIEMGIQALHKDFEEAIATVTKLSKDTSLSATMRDSLDICVESYEAGITDLNDALTAISTHDTDRLTQMLGAIASYPETCQDAFLEQGEESPLKDVDQKLDMLASITVDITILLPGVKIIE; encoded by the coding sequence atggaacTCAACAAAtccatcctcctcctcctcgttCCCtcccttctctcattcttttctgAGGTCATTTGCGACCCTTGCAATGCCGGCAATAGTGCTAGTCCTGATTGCCTAGGACCGGCCTTGTCTTTCGCATCTTCAGAACCTATTGAATCCCCATTGCAATCGCCAGTTTCTTCAACAGAGACAGAATCCTCCCCATTGCCGTCTCCGGTTTCTTCCCCATTGCCATCGCCAGTTTCTTCAACAGAGACAGAATCCTCCCCATTGCCGTCTCCGGTTTCTTCCCCACTGCCATCGCCAGCTTCTTCAACAGAGACAGAATCCTCCCCATTGCCGTCTCCGGTTTCTTCCCCATTGCCATCGCCAGTTTCTTCAACAGAGACAGAATCCTCCCCATTGCCGTCTCCGGTTTCTTCCCCACTGCCATCGCCAGCTTCTTCAACAGAGACAGAATCCTCCCCATTGCCGTCTCCGGTTTCTTCCCCACTGCCACTTTCCTCCTCATCGCCATCTCCAGCTTCTTCAACAGAGACAGAATCCTCCCCATCACCGCCTGATTCTCCAACAAATGCACAACCCTTATTGCCATATTCACCTTCCGTTCACAATGctgttttgaagaaaatatgCGGTGCGACTAGATTCCAGGCAGAGTGTCTTGCCACCATTGCTCCTTATCAAACTGGCGCAGCCGATCCCATTTCAGTAATTGAAATGGGGATACAAGCTCTCCACAAAGATTTTGAGGAAGCCATAGCCACGGTCACGAAACTAAGCAAGGATACCTCTTTATCAGCCACGATGAGGGACTCTCTTGACATATGCGTAGAGTCTTATGAAGCTGGAATCACTGACCTCAATGATGCTTTGACTGCAATTTCCACTCACGACACGGACAGACTGACTCAAATGCTTGGTGCCATAGCTTCATATCCTGAAACGTGTCAGGACGCCTTTCTTGAGCAAGGTGAAGAATCGCCATTGAAGGACGTTGATCAGAAATTGGATATGCTGGCTAGCATCACCGTGGACATAACTATATTGCTCCCAGGAGTCAAAATAATAGAGTAA